The uncultured Cohaesibacter sp. genomic sequence GGCCTTGCCAATCTTTTTGCCGATGCCGTGTCCATGGGCTTAGGCGAATTTCTCTCCACCCGCTCGCAAAAAGATCTCTATCACAAACAGCGCAAATTCGTTTTTGAAGAGCTCAAGCATCATCCCCAGCAGGAATATGCGGAACTCGTGCAGATGATGACTGAGCGCGGTTTGACCCTGAATTCAGCAAAGAAGATAGCAACCGAAATCATGAAAAGCCCGGAACTGGTTGCAGATCTGATGATGAGCTACGAGTTGGAGATGCATGACATGCGGCAGGTATCGCCAGCTCTGGACGGGCTGGTGACATTTGTATCCTTCGTAACCTTTGGTGTTATTCCGTTGGTGCCCTATCTTCTGCTTCCGCCCACCCAGAGCGCCTTTTTCCTTTCGGTTTTAACAACCTTCATGGCGCTTGTCGGGCTTGGTCTCTTACGCTGGTGGTCAACGCGTGAGAAGATCCTGCGCTGCGTGGGCGAGACTGTTCTGGTTGGCGGCGCCTGTGCCATCGTTGCTTTCATCGTCGGTGCCGTCGTCGGCTGATCACCCAAAGCACCATATGCGCGATGAAGTCTGGTCATTGAGACCAAAAAGCGATAGAGAAGATAGTCAGATGCGCAACGGGCGCACTTTGCGATGGAGGCAAGTTTGTTCGACACTTCACATCCCATGCTCAAGCCTCTTTGGGTTCGGCTCCTCATTTGCGGTGTGACCCTGGGCTGGGGTCTCTTCGAATTTCTCATGGCCAGCTCGACATGGGCCGTAATCTTCGGCGTCGTCGGGTTGATTTGCGTTTACCACCTGCTACTGGAATATGAGCCGCCTTTAGACCAGCCTGCAAACGCACCAAGCGAGAAAGAGGAAGAAGCCTCATAGTTCAGCCCCCTGTTCCGTAAGCAAAGTCCTTTTCGCGCCGCCATGCGGCAACACCTCTCGCCAAATCAAAGAGACAGCTTCGTAAGATCGCCTCTTTGCCATTTCTTTTCCTTCCTGTGTCTTTCCTATCCAGAGCTTTCTCCCATGCCAGATAATTTTGCCATTTCATTTGACGATATTCTGAGCGCTGCCAAACGCCTTGAAGGCCACGCCGTGCGCACTCCCCTGCTCGAGTTTGCCCCGCTGAATGACAAGCTTGGCAAGCGGGTCTTGGTCAAGTTCGAGGGAGCACAGCATACCGGGTCTTTCAAATTTCGTGGGGCCTTCAACCGCATTTCGACCATCGACCCGTCCGCAAAGGCGGCCGGTGTGGTGGCCTGGTCTTCGGGCAACCACGCTCAGGGTATTGCGGCGGCGGCCAGCATGAATGACATCCGGGCAACCATCGTCATGCCCAGCGACGCGCCCAGGATCAAGGTCAACAACACCCGCGCCCTTGGTGCCGATATCGTCTTTTATGATCGATACACCGAATCCCGCGAAGAAATCGCCATGGCGCTCGTCCAAGAACGGGGCGCTATTCTGATCCCGTCCTATGATGACCCCTTCATCATTGCCGGTCAGGGCACCGTCGGGCTGGAAATTGCCCAGCAGGCGCAAGAGGCCGGTGCGGACATCGGAGCCGTCATTGCGCCTTGTGGCGGTGGGGGACTTATGTCTGGGACGGCAACTGCCATCAGGGAAAAATGCCCTGACGCCAAGGTTTATTCGGCTGAACCGGAAGGCTTTGACAGCACGGGCCGGTCACTTGGCAGCGATGAGCCTGCCGGAAATATCCCTGACGCGCGCTCTATTTGCGATGCTTTGCAGTCCCCCTATCCGGGCAAGTTGACCCTTCCGATCAACAAGCAGAAGCTGGCCGGGGGGGGGGCCGTCAGCGATGACGAGGTGCGCACGGCCGTGCGCTTTGCATTCGAGAAACTCAAGCTTGTGGCGGAGCCGGGTGGGGCTGCCGGACTGGCAGCGGCCCTAGCAGGCAAGATCCCCGAGCATGACGGAGCGCTGGCGATTGTCATTTCCGGTGCCAATGTCGATCCTGAGCTCTATTGCGAGATTCTCTCCGCCTGACGGTCGTCAGTGATGCAGCTGCTCTTGTTGCTAATGAGCAATGATTGGCTGTATAAAACGCCCAGAACCGAGGTGTTGTGTATGCCCCATAAAAGACCCACTTTGAAGACCATTTCCGAATTGAGCGGCTTTGCCGTGACCACTGTCTCAAGGGCTCTCAATGATGGCCCGGAGATCGGGGCAGACACCAAGGAAAAGGTCAAGAAGATAGCC encodes the following:
- a CDS encoding VIT1/CCC1 transporter family protein, encoding MTIDWDHHRREVHNLGGVHDFLKQIVYGGNDGIVTTFAIVAGFAGAQTEGVAQIGAIAVLVFGLANLFADAVSMGLGEFLSTRSQKDLYHKQRKFVFEELKHHPQQEYAELVQMMTERGLTLNSAKKIATEIMKSPELVADLMMSYELEMHDMRQVSPALDGLVTFVSFVTFGVIPLVPYLLLPPTQSAFFLSVLTTFMALVGLGLLRWWSTREKILRCVGETVLVGGACAIVAFIVGAVVG
- a CDS encoding DUF3329 domain-containing protein yields the protein MFDTSHPMLKPLWVRLLICGVTLGWGLFEFLMASSTWAVIFGVVGLICVYHLLLEYEPPLDQPANAPSEKEEEAS
- a CDS encoding threonine/serine dehydratase, with the protein product MPDNFAISFDDILSAAKRLEGHAVRTPLLEFAPLNDKLGKRVLVKFEGAQHTGSFKFRGAFNRISTIDPSAKAAGVVAWSSGNHAQGIAAAASMNDIRATIVMPSDAPRIKVNNTRALGADIVFYDRYTESREEIAMALVQERGAILIPSYDDPFIIAGQGTVGLEIAQQAQEAGADIGAVIAPCGGGGLMSGTATAIREKCPDAKVYSAEPEGFDSTGRSLGSDEPAGNIPDARSICDALQSPYPGKLTLPINKQKLAGGGAVSDDEVRTAVRFAFEKLKLVAEPGGAAGLAAALAGKIPEHDGALAIVISGANVDPELYCEILSA